A genomic stretch from Maledivibacter sp. includes:
- a CDS encoding ornithine aminomutase subunit alpha yields MKGYIKREDDFTQRRKHLANLSDEELKQRFWELAEKSVEPLLELARTHTTPSIERSVLLRMGFSSLEAKPLVEGAIDRGLISKGVGHVVYRISKEKSIPLRQVGLEMIEGKHWDDAVAIFKGGNA; encoded by the coding sequence ATGAAAGGGTATATTAAGAGAGAAGATGATTTTACACAGAGGAGAAAGCATCTAGCTAATCTTTCTGATGAAGAATTAAAGCAAAGATTTTGGGAATTGGCAGAAAAGAGTGTGGAGCCATTACTAGAGCTTGCTAGAACACATACTACTCCATCTATAGAGCGTTCGGTACTATTGAGAATGGGTTTTTCAAGCTTGGAAGCAAAGCCCTTAGTTGAAGGGGCCATAGATAGGGGATTAATTAGTAAAGGTGTAGGTCATGTGGTATATAGAATTTCAAAGGAAAAAAGTATCCCTCTTAGACAAGTAGGACTTGAGATGATTGAAGGAAAGCATTGGGACGATGCAGTTGCAATCTTCAAAGGAGGGAATGCATAA
- a CDS encoding GlmL-related ornithine degradation protein, producing MKIDVLVAEIGSTTTVVNAFSDIDTTCPRFLGQGQAPTSVAQGDVNIGLNNAMDSLKQNLGLGELQYDEMLATSSAAGGLKMTVHGLVYDMTVRAAREAALGAGANIHLVTAGKLRRSDIKKIKNTTPNIILVAGGVDYGERDTALYNAEIIAGLEMDVPVIYAGNLQNHEEVKEIFKEQGKSHLLYIVDNVYPKIDMLNVEPTRKVIQDAFEEHIIHAPGMTKVRELVNGPIIPTPGAVMEASKLLKEYLGDLVTLDVGGATTDVHSVTEGSEEVNRILISPEPVAKRTVEGDLGVYVNMKNIVEMIGIERLSKGLGFDEEKVRELIDNHRPIPVTNEEKAFVERLTLEAVVTSVHRHAGGFRDLYGSSGKKTLAEGKDLTNAKWIIGTGGALTRLPNRVDIIKKIALSNKGDKLLPNREAKILIDNDYIMASLGVLSKRYKEAALYLLKQSLGID from the coding sequence ATGAAAATTGATGTCTTGGTCGCTGAGATCGGCAGCACAACCACGGTGGTAAATGCATTTAGTGATATAGATACTACCTGTCCCAGATTTCTGGGACAGGGTCAAGCTCCTACATCGGTTGCACAGGGAGACGTAAATATAGGGCTAAACAATGCTATGGACAGCTTGAAACAAAATCTAGGCTTGGGTGAGCTACAATATGATGAGATGCTTGCTACCAGTAGTGCAGCCGGTGGATTAAAGATGACTGTTCATGGCTTAGTTTATGATATGACAGTTAGAGCAGCCAGAGAAGCAGCCCTTGGTGCAGGAGCAAACATACACTTGGTAACTGCAGGCAAGCTAAGAAGATCTGACATTAAAAAGATAAAGAATACAACCCCAAATATAATCTTAGTTGCCGGTGGAGTTGACTATGGTGAAAGGGATACCGCCCTTTATAATGCAGAAATTATTGCAGGCTTAGAGATGGATGTTCCTGTAATCTATGCCGGAAATCTTCAAAATCACGAAGAGGTAAAGGAGATATTTAAGGAGCAGGGTAAATCCCATCTACTATATATTGTGGATAATGTGTATCCTAAGATAGATATGCTAAATGTAGAACCAACAAGAAAAGTTATTCAAGACGCCTTTGAGGAGCATATAATTCATGCACCGGGTATGACTAAAGTCAGAGAGCTTGTAAATGGCCCCATTATACCCACTCCTGGAGCCGTTATGGAGGCATCAAAGCTTTTAAAGGAATACTTAGGAGATTTAGTGACCCTGGATGTTGGGGGGGCTACAACCGATGTTCATTCGGTAACTGAGGGTAGTGAAGAGGTTAATAGAATACTTATCAGCCCTGAACCCGTTGCCAAGAGAACAGTGGAAGGTGATTTAGGGGTATATGTTAATATGAAAAATATTGTTGAAATGATTGGCATAGAAAGATTATCAAAGGGGCTAGGCTTTGATGAGGAAAAGGTTAGAGAGCTTATAGATAATCATAGACCCATACCGGTTACAAATGAAGAAAAAGCATTTGTTGAGAGGCTTACCCTAGAGGCTGTTGTTACCTCGGTTCATCGTCATGCAGGGGGCTTTAGAGATTTATATGGAAGCAGTGGCAAAAAGACATTAGCGGAAGGTAAGGATCTTACAAATGCAAAGTGGATAATTGGTACTGGTGGGGCTTTAACAAGACTACCCAATAGGGTGGATATCATAAAGAAAATTGCACTTAGCAATAAAGGAGATAAGCTACTGCCCAATAGAGAGGCTAAAATATTAATCGACAATGATTATATAATGGCTTCACTGGGGGTATTATCCAAGAGGTATAAGGAAGCCGCATTGTATTTGTTAAAGCAAAGTCTGGGTATAGATTGA
- the oraE gene encoding D-ornithine 4,5-aminomutase subunit OraE yields the protein MKKVDINEKMDIRDILSDLENYRPKRRGWTWRKKVDELKVGPHTYTDCSEPLENSIGIPAAVRYFENLDPQPQETITTEIASGRFEDDIRRMRMAAWHGADHIMVIRTAGQSHYDGLIEGSPQGIGGIPVTRKQVRSQRKALDLIEEEVGRPINYHSYVSGVAGPDIAVMFAEEGVNGAHQDPQYNILYRNINMVRSFVDAAESKRLMSWADMAQIDGAHNANATARDAWKVMPELIVQHGINSIFSHKVGMKKENICLSTVPPSAAPVPCTKYDLPYAVALRDIFSEYKMRAQQNTKYITSSSREATVTHVMNMMISKLTSADIQSTITPDEGRNVPWHMFNIEACDTAKQTLVGLDGLLDMVELRKDGFLPEKVRELKERAVLYLEELLEVGGYFEGVEKGFFVDSGMYPERNGDGIGRKINDGIGVGTVFERDQDYMAPVTAHYGYNNVAQYDENAIDDPASLIGGSTLEKPEKIIYIDELDENDNVYTRLDESEKYRNSNMVKPEVEWLADGTVQVEIFLPTSKRVAEFAAIEFAKKMNLVDPEVIHTEVLHPSEGTRVQVKGKVEFDLDISTLEIPPEPEIMSDEELWEEIEKRPLKVVAATVGEDEHSVGLREVIDIKHGGIEKWGIEVEYLGTSCPVEKLVDAAIELNADAILASTIISHDDIHYKNMRRIHEYAVEKGIRDRVMIACGGTQVTPEIALQQGIDAGFGKTSKGVHVATFLVKRRREMEKDEN from the coding sequence ATGAAAAAGGTAGATATAAATGAAAAAATGGATATAAGAGATATATTAAGTGATTTAGAAAACTACAGACCAAAGAGAAGAGGATGGACTTGGAGAAAAAAAGTTGATGAGCTTAAAGTTGGACCTCACACTTACACTGATTGTTCAGAGCCTTTGGAGAACTCTATTGGTATACCCGCTGCTGTTCGTTACTTCGAGAATTTAGATCCTCAGCCACAGGAAACAATTACTACAGAAATTGCATCGGGAAGATTTGAAGATGATATCAGAAGGATGAGAATGGCTGCATGGCATGGTGCAGATCATATAATGGTTATTAGAACCGCCGGTCAATCCCATTATGATGGGCTTATAGAAGGTTCACCTCAGGGTATAGGAGGTATACCAGTAACAAGAAAACAAGTTAGATCCCAAAGGAAGGCTTTAGACCTTATTGAAGAAGAAGTAGGAAGACCAATAAACTACCATTCATATGTATCCGGTGTAGCTGGGCCCGATATAGCTGTTATGTTCGCAGAAGAAGGCGTTAATGGGGCTCACCAAGATCCTCAGTACAACATTCTTTACAGAAATATTAATATGGTAAGATCATTTGTTGATGCTGCAGAGTCTAAAAGGTTAATGTCCTGGGCAGACATGGCCCAAATAGATGGGGCCCATAATGCAAATGCCACCGCAAGGGATGCTTGGAAGGTTATGCCAGAGCTTATAGTTCAACATGGTATTAACTCGATATTTTCCCATAAGGTTGGTATGAAGAAAGAGAACATTTGTCTTTCAACTGTGCCACCATCAGCCGCTCCAGTACCTTGTACAAAATACGATCTACCATATGCAGTTGCCCTTAGGGATATATTCTCAGAGTATAAGATGAGGGCACAACAAAATACAAAATATATAACTTCATCATCGAGGGAAGCCACTGTAACCCATGTTATGAACATGATGATTTCTAAGCTGACCAGTGCCGATATTCAATCTACAATCACCCCCGATGAAGGAAGAAATGTGCCCTGGCATATGTTCAATATAGAAGCTTGTGATACCGCTAAGCAAACCCTAGTAGGATTAGATGGATTACTTGACATGGTTGAGCTAAGGAAAGATGGATTTTTACCTGAAAAGGTAAGGGAGCTAAAGGAAAGAGCAGTACTTTACTTGGAAGAGCTTCTTGAGGTAGGCGGATACTTTGAAGGGGTAGAAAAAGGATTCTTTGTTGATTCAGGAATGTATCCCGAGAGAAATGGTGATGGTATCGGTAGAAAAATCAACGATGGTATTGGCGTAGGCACAGTGTTTGAAAGAGATCAAGACTATATGGCACCTGTAACTGCTCACTATGGATATAATAATGTAGCTCAATACGATGAAAATGCAATAGATGATCCCGCAAGCTTAATTGGAGGATCAACACTGGAAAAGCCAGAAAAAATAATTTATATAGATGAGCTGGATGAGAACGACAATGTATATACTCGTTTAGATGAATCTGAAAAATATAGGAATTCTAATATGGTTAAGCCGGAAGTAGAGTGGCTTGCCGATGGAACTGTTCAAGTTGAGATATTTCTTCCAACGAGTAAGCGGGTTGCTGAATTTGCAGCAATAGAATTTGCTAAGAAAATGAATCTTGTAGACCCTGAGGTTATTCATACAGAAGTACTACATCCTTCTGAAGGAACTAGAGTACAGGTAAAGGGTAAAGTGGAATTTGATTTAGATATAAGCACATTGGAGATTCCTCCGGAGCCAGAAATAATGAGTGATGAAGAGCTTTGGGAAGAGATTGAGAAAAGACCGCTTAAGGTCGTGGCGGCAACCGTAGGAGAAGATGAACACTCCGTTGGACTTCGTGAAGTGATAGATATAAAGCATGGTGGTATAGAAAAATGGGGCATAGAGGTTGAATATCTAGGAACATCTTGCCCTGTGGAAAAGCTTGTGGATGCTGCCATCGAGCTTAATGCCGATGCTATACTGGCATCTACAATCATAAGCCATGACGATATTCACTATAAAAACATGAGAAGAATACATGAATATGCTGTGGAAAAGGGTATTAGGGATAGGGTTATGATAGCTTGTGGAGGCACGCAGGTTACACCTGAAATAGCGTTACAGCAAGGGATAGATGCGGGATTTGGTAAGACATCTAAGGGCGTACATGTTGCTACATTCTTAGTTAAGAGAAGAAGGGAAATGGAAAAAGATGAAAATTGA